The window AACGCCTCGGCGAACATCTTCAGACCCGCGCCCGAAACGATGCCGCCCGCAGGATAGAACGCCTGCCTGATGGTGGGCAGAGCGGTCTGCGCCTCGATGTCCTTGATCGAGAAGCCGATCACGCCCTCGCGCTCGGTCTTCGTATCGCTGGGATTCTCCGCAACGGAGAAAGTGTAGGTCGCCTGCTCCCCGTCCGGTTCGGACACGTAGGTAACCCACGTCGGGCAGGTCACGCCTACGACCGCCTCGGCAGGAGCCACCACATCGAATTTCACCTCGCCTTTGGCCGCGAGATCGAGCTTGCCGTCGGTGTCGAACGGCATATCCGTTCCGAATTGATAAACGGCGTATTCGGTGCTGTACCCCACCCCGTCGGTCGGTTCGATGGTCAGCGTGCCGTAGCGCCCCGCAGCGCCCGTGTTAGCGTCGCAGCGGATGCGGAGCGTCGAGGTGGTCATGCCGCTTTCGGCATCCGGCTCGGAGGTCTCGACGACCTCGCCGTGAATCCATTCCGAATCCACCGGCTGCCATTCCGAAAGGGTCTTGACCACGACCTCGATGGCCTCGGAATCGTTCGGGGCCACCACGGAATAGACCTTGTCGAGGATGAAGATGTTGCCCGACTGATCGACGGTCATCCGGTAGGTGAAAGCGCCCGCCGAAAGGGTGACGACCGCGTCGCGCGACTTGAAATCCTCGTTGGCCGTCACCTCGACCGTGAATTCGCCGCTGCCCACGTGGTTCTCCTCCTCATCGACGATGCACCAGTCGCTGTCGGACGCCACCGTCCAGTGCACGCTCTCCACATTGAGCGTCACGGCCACGGTCCGGGTTTGGCTCGAACTGGTCATGCCCCGGGTGGCGTCCCACGCCGGGGTCATCACGACTTCCAGTTTATCGGGATACGCCGACGTTCCTTCGTCGGACGAACAGGCTGCGAAAACGGCCGTCGCCGCTGCAAATATCAGAAAAATATATTTTTTCATATCGTTGATCTCCTTTTATTTGCGTTTGTTGGTATGATCGGCCCACCAAACGTTCGTGGTCATGTTGTTCGTGCCTCCGAGCCAGCCGTTCACCGCCTCGAAATAGTGGTCGCGGTTGCGGAACTCCTCGTCGGCGGGATAACGCAGGCGCGTGGGCAGGATGCCGTCGTTGGCGGCCAGCGGCTTGACGGGCATCTCGGGATACCCCGTGCGGCGGTAGTCGCACCACGACTCGATGCCGACCAGGAAATTCGAAATCCACTTCTGAGTCATGATCCGTTCGAGCACCTCCTCGCCGTCGAGCGCGTCGATCGACACCTTCGGATTGGAAAGGAACGATGTCAGGTCCGCATCCGGATCGTCGGTCCACTCGAAAACGGCTTCCGAAACGGCCTTCACGTAATACTCTTTCGGCGTGCCCGAAATCCAGCCGCGGTAGGCCGCCTCGGCCCGGATGAACCACAGTTCCGAGTAGTTCATCAGCGGGAAATGGTCGCGGTCCTGAATCACGCTGCGACGGTAGTGGGCCGCCACGTCGAAATATTCCATCAGTTCGTTGTAGGTGATCTGCGTCGGCACGCCCACGAGCTTGTCGAAATAGAGCGACACGCGCGGGTCCTTCAGCCCGGCCGACGTATCGTACATCTCGTTCATCAGCCGCTCGCAGATCATGTTGTTGTTCCAAAGGCCCGCGCGGGTGTTGTGGAACGGCGTGTACTGCGCGTTGACGTTCTTGTCGAACTTCACGTTGGCGGCGTCCGCACGGCTCTCGAAAACGGGATAGACCGACGGATAGGAGAAGATCTCGTTGAGCTTCGACACGGCGTCGAGACGCTCGCCGGCCGGCTCGCTCTCGTCCTTCAGCGCGACGCGCATCAGCAGGCGGACGTACAGCGAGTTGCCGAACTTGCGCCACTGGGCGACCTTGCCGTCGTACATGTAATCCTCCTGCATATCGAAATCCGCGCCCTCTTCAGCCAGCAGGGTGTTGGCCTGTTCGAGTTTTTCGAACATGTCGCGGTAAATCTCCTTCTGGCTGTCGTAAGCCGGGTAGAACTTGCCCTCGGTGTAGCCCTTGCCGGCCTCGAAATAGGGCGCGTCGCCGAACACGTCGGTGATGTGCGAGAGCGTCAGCACTTTGAGGATATAGGCGATGGCCAGCCCCGTCTTGTCATTGTCCTTCTCGGCCTGCACGCGCATGGTCTCGGCATTGCCGGCCCAGCGGTAGATGTTCTGCCAGAAGTAGTTGATGATCGAGTTGTTGAAACGGTAGTTGTAGATGCGCTCGGCCGAGGTCTGCCCCTGCACGGTGTACTGCATGAGCTGCGAATTGACGTCGAACGAACGCTCCAGCAGCGCATATTCGAGACCGAACGTGATCGGCTGCACGTAACTCGTGGCATTGGTGGTCTGCAACGCATTCTTGTTTACGTTCATCTCGTCGAAATTGTCGCAGCCCGACAGGGCGAGCGCGCCGAACGAGAGGGTTGCAGTCAGTCTTATAATCGTATTTTTCATTTTTCGGTTCCTCCTGCGTTAAAAAGTGATCTTGATACTGCCGCCGATGGCGCGGGTTCCGGGCATCTGGGCGATCTCGAAGCCGGGAACGACCGACGAGCCGCGCATGAAGGCGCCCTCGGGGTCCCAGCCCGGGAAATCGGACCAGCAGAACAGGTCGCGGCCGTAGACCGAGAGCACGAGCCCCTTGATGATGCGGGTCTTCGAGAGCCATTTCTTCGGGAACTCGTAATCGAGGCGCAGCTCACGCAGTTTGAGGAACTGCGTGCTGACGAAGTTCTGCTCGGCGTTCTGGAACGCATAGGCCAGACCGTAGTACTCGGTGATGTCGGCCGTCTTGTGGGTGTTCTTCACGTAGTTGCCGTCGGGCAGCTGGTTGACGCCGTCGAGCACCAGTCCGTCGTAACGGCCCGGAAGCGAGACCGTACCCTTACCGCGCGACCCCAGCAGGGCGTTGGAGTAGGAGTAGACATGTCCGCCGAACTGACCGTCGAAAGCCACCGAAAGGGTCAGTCCGTTCCACTTGACGCTCGTGCCGAAGCCGCCCTTCCAGTCGGGCATGCACTCGCCGATGCGCTGCAAATCGTCGGAATACTGCGGGTAACCGTTCTCGTCGATCACCAGCTGGCCGCTGACATCGGTCAGCGAACCGTCCTTGCCCACGATGAACGATCCCTCGGGGGCGCGCTTGTAGCCCAGGCCGTACATCGTCGAGAGCGACTGTCCCTCGTAAGCCGTCATGTAGGCGTGCGACGAATAGGAGGCCACGATCCACGAATCGACGCCGTCGCCCAGTTCGAGCACCCGGTTGCGGTTGAGCGCCCAGTTCACATAGGCTTTCCACTGCACCTTCTTGTTCTTGACGATCGTTCCGTTGACCGAAACCTCCCAGCCCCAGTTGCGGATGCGGCCCGTGTTGCTGTAACGGCTGCCGACGCCCGACGCCTGACTGACGGGCATGCTCACGATCTGGTTCTTCGACTCGCTGTCGTAGTAGGCGATGTCGAGGTTCAGGCGGCTCTGGAACAGGCGGATGTCGGCGCCGACCTCCCACGAGCTGACGATTTCGGGTTTGAGGTTCAGATCGGCCGCCGTGCGGGGAATCTGGAAATTGCCCGCGAAATCCGACGAGGTGAGGTAGTTCGACGTGCGGTAAGGCTTCGTGTCGTTGCCCACCTGCGCGAAGCTGCCGCGCAGTTTCACCAGATTGACGACGTTGCGCGCCGAGCCGAAGTCGATCAGCTCGTTGAGCAGCACGCTGGCCGAAACCGACGGATAGAAATAGGAGTTGTTGCTGACGGGCAGCGTCGAAGACCAGTCGTTGCGGCCCGTGATGTCGAGATAGACGGCGTCGCGCCACGAGAGCGAGATGAGGCCGTAGATGCTGTTGGTCTGACGCTCGTAGGAGTAGTTGTCCGTCTTGATGCGGTTGACCGAGTTGGCCAGCGAATAGACGCCCGGCTGTTTGAGCTGCTCGGCGGTCTTCGAGGTC of the Alistipes senegalensis JC50 genome contains:
- a CDS encoding SusD/RagB family nutrient-binding outer membrane lipoprotein, translating into MKNTIIRLTATLSFGALALSGCDNFDEMNVNKNALQTTNATSYVQPITFGLEYALLERSFDVNSQLMQYTVQGQTSAERIYNYRFNNSIINYFWQNIYRWAGNAETMRVQAEKDNDKTGLAIAYILKVLTLSHITDVFGDAPYFEAGKGYTEGKFYPAYDSQKEIYRDMFEKLEQANTLLAEEGADFDMQEDYMYDGKVAQWRKFGNSLYVRLLMRVALKDESEPAGERLDAVSKLNEIFSYPSVYPVFESRADAANVKFDKNVNAQYTPFHNTRAGLWNNNMICERLMNEMYDTSAGLKDPRVSLYFDKLVGVPTQITYNELMEYFDVAAHYRRSVIQDRDHFPLMNYSELWFIRAEAAYRGWISGTPKEYYVKAVSEAVFEWTDDPDADLTSFLSNPKVSIDALDGEEVLERIMTQKWISNFLVGIESWCDYRRTGYPEMPVKPLAANDGILPTRLRYPADEEFRNRDHYFEAVNGWLGGTNNMTTNVWWADHTNKRK